The Homo sapiens chromosome 11 genomic patch of type FIX, GRCh38.p14 PATCHES HG152_PATCH genome contains a region encoding:
- the KRTAP5-4 gene encoding keratin-associated protein 5-4 isoform 1 (isoform 1 is encoded by transcript variant 1): MGCCGCSGGCGSGCGGCGSGCGGCGSGCGGCGSGCGGCGSGCGGCGSSCCVPICCCKPVCCCVPACSCSSCGSCGGSKGGYGSCGGSKGGCVSCGGSKGGCGSCGGSKGGCGSCGGSKGGCGSCGGSKGGCGSCGCSQCSCCKPCCFSSGCGSSCCQSSCCKPCCSSSGCGSSCCQSSCCKPYCCQSSCCKPCCSSSGCGSSCCQSSCCNPCCSQSSCCVPVCCQCKI, from the coding sequence ATGGGCTGCTGtggctgctctggaggctgtggcTCCGGCTGTGGGGGCTGTGGCTCCGGCTGTGGGGGCTGTGGCTCTGGCTGTGGGGGCTGTGGCTCCGGCTGTGGGGGCTGTGGCTCCGGCTGTGGGGGCTGTGGCTCCAGCTGCTGTGTGCCCATCTGCTGCTGCAAACCTGTGTGCTGCTGTGTGCCAGCCTGttcctgctccagctgtggctcctGTGGGGGCTCCAAGGGGGGCTATGGCTCTTGTGGGGGTTCCAAGGGGGGCTGTGTCTCCTGTGGGGGTTCCAAGGGGGGCTGTGGCTCCTGTGGGGGCTCCAAGGGGGGCTGTGGCTCCTGTGGGGGTTCCAAGGGGGGCTGTGGCTCCTGTGGGGGCTCCAAAGGAGGCTGTGGCTCTTGTGGCTGCTCCCAGTGCAGCTGCTGTAAGCCCTGCTGCTTCTCTTCAGGCTGTGGGTCATCCTGCTGCCAGTCCAGCTGCTGTAAGCCCTGCTGCTCCTCCTCAGGTTGTGGGTCATCCTGCTGCCAGTCCAGCTGCTGCAAGCCCTACTGCTGCCAGTCCAGCTGCTGTAAGCCCTGCTGCTCCTCCTCAGGTTGTGGGTCATCCTGCTGCCAGTCCAGTTGCTGCAATCCCTGCTGCTCCCAGTCTAGTTGCTGTGTCCCTGTGTGCTGCCAGTGTAAGATCTGA